A genomic region of Sarcophilus harrisii chromosome 6, mSarHar1.11, whole genome shotgun sequence contains the following coding sequences:
- the GNRHR gene encoding gonadotropin-releasing hormone receptor isoform X1, with protein sequence MANRAYPEQGQTQCSVINSSFPMTHRDLPTLTLSGKIRVMVTFFLFLISTVFNTSFLMKLQRQTQKKEEMKKLPRMKLLLKHLTLANLLETMIVMPLDGIWNMTVQWYAGEFLCKALSYLKLFSMYAPAFMMVVISLDRFLAITRPLTVKSNTKFGQSMIGVAWFLSIVFAGPQLYIFRMIYVKDNSGQTGIFSQCVTHCSFPEWWQEAFYNLLTFSCLFIIPLLIMLVCNTKIIFTLTQVLHQDPQELQLNRSKNNIPRARLRTLKMTVAFATLFTVCWTPYYVLGIWYWFDSEMLNRVSDPVSHFFFLFGLLNPCFDPLIYGYFSL encoded by the exons ATGGCAAACAGAGCCTACCCTGAACAGGGGCAAACTCAGTGCTCAGTCATTAACAGTAGCTTCCCAATGACACACAGGGATCTCCCCACCCTGACTTTGTCTGGCAAAATCCGGGTAATGGtcaccttcttccttttcctgatcTCTACAGTTTTCAATACCTCCTTTCTAATGAAGCTGCAGAGGCAGAcccagaagaaagaagaaatgaagaagctCCCACGAATGAAGCTACTTCTTAAGCATTTGACACTAGCCAACCTGCTGGAAACCATGATAGTTATGCCGTTGGATGGGATATGGAATATGACTGTGCAGTGGTATGCTGGGGAGTTCTTGTGCAAAGCTCTCAGCTATCTAAAGCTTTTCTCCATGTATGCCCCTGCCTTCATGATGGTAGTGATCAGCTTGGATAGATTCTTGGCTATCACCAGACCCCTGACTGTGAAGAGCAACACAAAGTTTGGACAATCTATGATTGGCGTAGCCTGGTTTCTCAGTATTGTCTTTGCTGGGCCACAG TTGTACATTTTTAGGATGATCTATGTAAAGGATAACTCCGGACAGACAGGAATCTTTTCTCAATGTGTGACACACTGCAGTTTTCCAGAGTGGTGGCAGGAGGCTTTCTATAACCTCTTGACCTTCAGTTGCCTGTTCATCATTCCTCTTCTCATCATGCTGGTGTGCAATACGAAAATCATCTTCACCTTGACACAGGTCCTTCATCAGGATCCCCAGG aactgCAACTGAATCGATCAAAGAACAATATCCCAAGAGCACGTTTGAGGACACTAAAGATGACTGTAGCTTTTGCTACTTTATTCACCGTCTGCTGGACTCCTTATTATGTTTTGGGAATCTGGTATTGGTTTGATTCAGAAATGTTGAACAGGGTATCTGATCCAGTaagtcacttcttttttctctttggtttaTTAAAtccatgctttgatccacttatatatggatatttttctctctaa
- the GNRHR gene encoding gonadotropin-releasing hormone receptor isoform X2, protein MANRAYPEQGQTQCSVINSSFPMTHRDLPTLTLSGKIRVMVTFFLFLISTVFNTSFLMKLQRQTQKKEEMKKLPRMKLLLKHLTLANLLETMIVMPLDGIWNMTVQWYAGEFLCKALSYLKLFSMYAPAFMMVVISLDRFLAITRPLTVKSNTKFGQSMIGVAWFLSIVFAGPQLPVHHSSSHHAGVQYENHLHLDTGPSSGSPGTATESIKEQYPKSTFEDTKDDCSFCYFIHRLLDSLLCFGNLVLV, encoded by the exons ATGGCAAACAGAGCCTACCCTGAACAGGGGCAAACTCAGTGCTCAGTCATTAACAGTAGCTTCCCAATGACACACAGGGATCTCCCCACCCTGACTTTGTCTGGCAAAATCCGGGTAATGGtcaccttcttccttttcctgatcTCTACAGTTTTCAATACCTCCTTTCTAATGAAGCTGCAGAGGCAGAcccagaagaaagaagaaatgaagaagctCCCACGAATGAAGCTACTTCTTAAGCATTTGACACTAGCCAACCTGCTGGAAACCATGATAGTTATGCCGTTGGATGGGATATGGAATATGACTGTGCAGTGGTATGCTGGGGAGTTCTTGTGCAAAGCTCTCAGCTATCTAAAGCTTTTCTCCATGTATGCCCCTGCCTTCATGATGGTAGTGATCAGCTTGGATAGATTCTTGGCTATCACCAGACCCCTGACTGTGAAGAGCAACACAAAGTTTGGACAATCTATGATTGGCGTAGCCTGGTTTCTCAGTATTGTCTTTGCTGGGCCACAG TTGCCTGTTCATCATTCCTCTTCTCATCATGCTGGTGTGCAATACGAAAATCATCTTCACCTTGACACAGGTCCTTCATCAGGATCCCCAGG aactgCAACTGAATCGATCAAAGAACAATATCCCAAGAGCACGTTTGAGGACACTAAAGATGACTGTAGCTTTTGCTACTTTATTCACCGTCTGCTGGACTCCTTATTATGTTTTGGGAATCTGGTATTGGTTTGA